Genomic DNA from Vreelandella subglaciescola:
TCAGCGGCACGCGCTTGCCGTCGTGGGTTTGCACCTCGAGGCTTTCCAGCGTCGCCACGTCGTCTGCCGCCGCGCGACCCACGGCGGGCGCCAGCCGGATACCGTCGCGCAGCTGGGTAATGGTGACCCCGTCGAGCTGGAACTGCAGCTGGCGCGCCACGTCGTCCGGCGACAGCCCCACCAGCTGCAGCCGGTGGGAATCCATCGCCAGATGCACCGTGGGTACCCGCGCGTCCCAGGCCAGATGCGGGTCGCGAGTGGCGGGGTTTTGGGCAAAGATATCGCGCACCTGGTGGCCAATCTCGCGCAGCGTATCGGTATCGTGGCCAAGCACGCGCACGCTTACCGGCCAGTCGACCGGCGGGCCGTAGAGCAGCGTTTCCACCCGCACCCGCGCCTCGGGAAACTCGCCGTTGGCCACGTGTTGCTTGAGCGTTTTCAGCAACGCGTCCCGGGCGTCGATGTCGTCCGCCACGGCGATCATTTTGGCAAAAGCCGGGTTGGGCTGCTCGGGGCTTGCCGAGATGAAAAACCGCGGCGCGCCGCCGCCCACGTAGGCCGACAGCGAGGCCACGCCGTCGGCCTGATTAATCAGCGTTTCCAGCCGGCGCGTGGTGGCATCGGTCGCCGCGATCGAGGTGCCTTCGGGGTGATCGACGCTGACCAGCACTTCAAGGCGGTCAGAGCTGGGGAAAAACTGCTTTTCCACCGGGCCGGCCATCCCCGCAATGGCGAGCAACAGCAATGCAAGCGTGATACCCACCACGGTTTTGCGATAGTGCACGCAGCCGCTGACCAGCCGGCGCAGCCGCCGGTAGTGGTGCGACTGATAGGCGTCGCCTTCCTCGGTCGCCTTGGCGTGGCGCTCGGGCATCAGCTTGACGCCCAGATACGGCGTGAACACCACCGCCACGACCCACGAGAGCAGTAGCGCAATGGCCAGCACCCAGAAAATATTGCCGGCGTATTCGCCCACGTTGGAGCGGGCAAAGCCGATGGGCACAAAGCCCGCCACCGTCACCAGGGTGCCAAACAGCATCGGCGCGGCGGTAACTTCCCAGGCGTGGGAGGCCGCGCTGATGCGGTCCCAGCCCTGTTCCATCCTGACCATCATCATCTCGATGGCGATGATCGCATCGTCCACCAACAGCCCCAGCGCGATGATCAGCGCGCCGAGCGTAACGCGGTCCAGGTTGATCCCCATGGCTTTCATGACCACGAACGTCATCGCCAGCGTCACCGGAATCGCAATCCCCACGACCACGCCTGCGCGCAGCCCCACGGCGACCATGGTCACCAGCATGACCACCACCACGGCGACCAGAAACTTCACCTGAAACAGGTTGACTGCGCCGGCGATGGCGTCGGCCTGATTGGTCATCACATCGAGCGAGATGCCCAGCGGCAGGCGCTCGCGTTCCTGCTCCCAAAACGCGTCCAACCGCTCGCCGAACGCCAGGCCGTTGGCACCGTCGCGCATGACCACGCCCAGCAGCAGCGCATCTTCGCCGAAGGCGCGCACCATAAAGTCGGGTGGGTCTTCGTAGCCACGGGACACGCTGGCGATATCGCCGAGGCGTATCAGCCGCTCGCCGATACGGATCGGCACGTCGGCCAGCGCCTCAGGGTCAGAGAGATCGCTGCCCAACCGCAGATACACCCGCGGCCCGTCGGTGTCGAGATAGCCCGCGGGCAGCAGCCGATTGTGCGCCTCGATGGCGTCGAACACGTCCTGCGGGGCAATCCCCAAACTCTGCAGCTGGGGCATATCGAAGTCGATTTGCACGCGTTCGTCGCGCTCGCCCAGCACCTCGGCACGGTTGACGCCGTCGACCCGCTGCAGCCGGTCGCGAATGCCCTCGGCGTCGCGCAGCATCTCGCGCATCGACATATCCGGCGCGGTCAGCGCCACCAGCGAGAAATACACATCGCCGAAGTCTTCGTTGATGATCGGCCCGATCACGCCGTCGGGCAGCGTGCCGGCGGCGTCCTGCATGCGCCGGCGCACCTGATAAAAACGCTGGGGCACGGCGTCGCTGGGGGTGGATTCCTCAAACTCGATCTGCATGTCCGCCCGCCCGGGACGGATGGTGGTTTCGACCCGGTCGACGTTATCCACCGCCTGAATCTGTTTTTCCAGCGGGTCGGCGACGTTATTCTGGATGTCTTCGGGCGTGGCCCCCGGCCATACCGCTGAAACCATCATCACGCGCATGGTGAAGTCGGGATCTTCCGCGCGGCCCATGGCAACAAAGGCGTAAAGTCCGGCCAGCAGCGCGATGATCAGGAAAAACAGCGTCACCGAGCGCTCGCGCACCGCAATCGCCGATAAATTGGGAAAACTCACGGCGTTACTCCTCGTCGTCACGCGGGGCATCAAGGGCGCGCACGGGCATAGCCGGCGCCAGCAGGTGCGTCCCCAGCGCAATCACGCGCATACCGTCGCTTAATTCGCTGCCGCTGACCAGCGCCCGGTCGCGCTCGATTTTTGCCACCGTGACGGCAAACGCCCGGGCTTTGCCGTCAACAATATGCCACAGCCGTGGTCCATCACCGCGCTCGTCCACGGCGGCCACCGGCACGCGGTAAAGCGACGGCGCGTTATGTGCCATTGCCGCGCCCGCCGGCGTTGTCTCAAAGCGGGTTTGCACCACCTCGCCTAAGCCAAGGCCCAGCCCGATTCCGTCAGGCAGTTCTTCCGCGGGCGAACCATCGGCCAGCCGGTAGCGCGCCTGCCAGGTACGGCTGGCCGCATCCACCGAGCCGGACACTTCGCGGCGCTCCAGCGCAATACGCGCCTCATTCAGCAGCAGCTCGCCGCTCGCCGGCGGGCGTACATCAGACGGAAACGCGACTTCGACCTCGCGCGGGCCGGCCTTGGCCAGCCGCGCCACCGGGTGGCCGGTTTGTACCACCTGCCCCGGCTCGCCGCTGACCTCAATCAGCAGGCCGTCGCTTTCGGCGCGCAACGTGGCGTATTCCAGCGCGTTTTGTGCCTGCTCCATGCGCGCTCGGGCGGCATCTTCCTGGGTATCGGCCTGCTCGGCGGAAAGTTGGGCGCGGTCAAATGCCTGACGGCTCAGATAGTCGCGTTTGAACAGCTTGCGGTCGCGCTCCAGATCCGCCCGGGCCACCGCCGCCGAGGCCTGCGCCGAAGCCAATTCGGCCTTCGACGCGCTCAGCGACTGGCGCAAATCGCTCGGATCCAGCGTAAACAGCACGTCGCCTTTGACCACCCGCTGGCCCGAGTCCACCTTGCGGGTGGCAATTTGGCCGCCGACCTGAAACGCCTGAGGTGTTTCATAGCGCGCGCGAATCACCCCGGTCAGGCGAATCGTCGGTGCCGTCACCGGCGTTACCACGCCGGTCTTGACGCGCTGTTCCTGCGTCTGGCCGGCGCCGTCCGCCGAAGGGTCGCCACAGCCGGAAAGCACCAGCGCAGCGCATAAAAAGGCCGCTAATTTACGCATGCATCGTCTCTTTTCGCAGGGTGGCGTTGCGTTGATGGTTCAACGCCGTGTGGTGTAGCCGTCACGATAAATCAAACGATCGTTTATTAACACAATCGTTTATGGGTTAAGGCTCATAAACCCTGCCGCTCAGTCAGCCTGCCGGGCAGTCCAGGCGTAAACCTGCTGGCGCGAATAGCCGGTAAATCCGGCGCGCTGATAGAGCCGGCAGGCCGGCGTGTTGGTGGTATCCACCGAGAGCAGCACGCGCTCGGCGTCGGCTTTATACGCCTCGGCAAACGCCGCATCAAGCACCGCACGCCCCAGCCCTCGGCCACGCGCCTGCGGCGTTAGCCCCATCAGCAGAAGTTCCATGCCCTGCACCTCGGGGCGCGGCGCCAGCAGCAACGCGCCGATGGGGGCCGCATCCGGCGTATCCGCAGGATAAATCGCCCACCAGTGGGCGGGCGCGCTGGCGTCCTGCTGCAGGAATCCGGCCAGCAACGCTTCGGTATCCAGCGCCTCGCGCAGCGCGACGCAGTCCAGCGAGTCTTGCTGTACATCGCCCAGCAGCGCAATTTGTTGCTCGCGGCCAAGCGTGGCCCAGGGCACCAGCCGGATAGCCGGGGTTGCCGTCGGCGCGCTCACCGGCGCGGTCAGGTATTCGAGCGGCGCCAGCAGGCGCATTCCTGCGTCTTCGAGCTGCCGGGCAGCGGCGGTGTCCTCGGGCGTCAGCACGGTCTGGCACAGCGCAAAGCCCTGTTCGTGCATAAAGCGCCGGCCCGCGGCCAGCAGCTCGGCGGCGATATCGCCCGTGGCGTGGGGCTGCCACAGCTGCGCCATGTTGCCGGGCAGCGGCTGCACCCACAGCGCGGCCTTTAGCGTGTCGCCGTGCATGGCCACCCAGAGTCCGTCCCAGTCGTGGTCGGGCGCCTCCAAATGGGCATCAACTGCCTGGGCCAGCTCGCGGCGGCCGGCGGTGTATTGCGCGCCCGCCAACTGTAAAACAGCCTGACGGCGTAGCGTCAGGGGGCAGGGTCTAAGCGAATCAAAAGCCGCATCAACCGCGGCATCGGGGGTAGACATAACGCTGAGGTCTCCTGAAAGTAAAAAACGCAGCCTGCGTGCCGCGCCTTGAATCCGGGCGGGTTCGCCTGCATATCTTATGCCAAGTTTATTGCCTTTTAGATTGTCTTATTAGAGAGTTCCCATGCCGATTATTGACCCGCGTACCGGCGAAGCGCTGACCGCCCCGCTCGATCAGACCGCTGCGACGCCCGAGGCCTCGCCCGCACAGCCCGCTGCCCCGGGCGATAACGCTGCCACCGGCGAGGTGCGCCGCGAAGACGTGATCCTCGACGCGGATGCCAGCAACATCCAGCAGATCCTCGAAGCCTCCATGCAGGTGCCGTTTTTGCTCGGCTGCTGGTCACCCGAGTCCGAAGCGTGCCAGACGCTGATGCCGGTACTCGAGAAGCTCGCGCTGGAATACCGCGGCGCGTTTGTGCTGGCAAGGCTCGACGTAGCGGCCAATCCCGAGATTGCCGGCCAGTTGGGCGTGGGGTCGGTGCCGGACGTCAAGCTGGTCAGTCAGGGCGGGCTGGTCGATGGCTTTCAGGGGGCATTGCCGGAAAAAGAGCTGCGTGAATGGCTGGGGCGCTACTTTCAGGCACCGGAAGACGCCCCGGCCAGCCCCGAGGAGCTGGCCGCCGCCGCGCTTGACGCCGGCGATACCGCTACCGCCCGGGAAATCTACCAAACGCTGGTCGAGCAGTATCCCGAACATTACGCCTATCAGGTCAGTTTGGCGCGCACGCTGGTGACCGAAGGTTTGAGCGACGACGCCCGCGGCGTGCTCGACAATCTGCCGCCCGAAGAGCGCGACGCCGCCCCGGCGCGGGGCGTGCGTGCCAGCATCGAGTTTGGCGAGCGCGCCCTGCCCCCGGCCGAGATCGATGCGCTGGGCGAGCGCGACGACAGCGACGCGCAGTTTCAGCGCGCCCTGCGCCATCTCGCCGACGGCAGCTACGAAGCAGGGCTTGAAGGCCTGCTGCGTCTGATGAAAAGCGATCGCGCGTATAGCGACGACGCCGCGCGCAAGACGCTTTTGCAGGTATTCGACGCACTGGGCGCCGACCATCCGCTCACCGTCACGTACCGCCGCAAGCTGTTTGCCCAGCTGTACTAAACGCGTTTTGCCGTTAGCCCTTGAGTAGCGCGTCCATGCGCTCAAGGGCGGCGTCCAGCTGGGTGGCCGTGGTGCCAAAATTCAGCCGCACGAAGCCCGGATTGCCGAAATCCGCGCCGTCGGACAGCGCCACGCCGGCCTGCTCCAACAGCGTCGTCTGCGGCGTGGCACCCAGCCCCGCGTCGCGCATATCCAGCCAGGCCAGATAGGTCGACTCGGGCGCGCTCATGCTCACCCCCGGCCATTGTGCGACCTGCTCGATCAGGCGCTGGCGGTGGCTCCGCAGCGTTTCCAGCAGCGCCTGGCGCCACGGCTCGCCTGCGCTGTAGGCCGCCTCGGCGGCGGTTAGCCCCAGCACGTTGCATTCGGGCAGCAGCCCTTTTGTCGCCGCCTGAAAACGCTGGCGCAGCGCGGGATCGGCAATCACCGCGCAGGCGGTGCTTAGCCCGGCCAGGTTGAAGGTTTTCGACGGTGCCCAGAGCGTGATGGTACGCGCCAGCAGCTCGGGGAAGGCCGCCGCCAGCGGCCGATGGCGTGCGCCCTCATCCAGCAGCAAATCGCAGTGCAGCTCGTCCGAGACCACGTATAAATTGTGCCGCACCGCCAGCTCGGCAAGCCCAGCAAGCTCATCTTCGCGCCATACGCGCCCGGTGGGGTTATGCGGCTGGCACCACAGCAGCAGACGGGTCTCGGGGGTAATCGCGGCTTCAAGTGCGTCAAGGTCAAGGCGCCAGTCGCCACCCGGCGCGTCAGGCGGTGCCAACGCGGCCTGCTGCGCCAGCCGGCCGGTATGCTGGGCGACGCTCAAAAACGGCGGGTAAATCGGCGTCACGGTCAACACGCCGTCGCCGGGGTTGGTCAACGCCAGGCTTGCCACGTGCAGCGCCGGCACCACGCCTGGCAACCACTGCTGCCAGCCGGGCTCAATCGCCCAGCCGTAGTGGGTTTCGCTCCACTCGCAAAGCGCTGACTCAAGCCCGGCGGACACGTTGGCGTAGCCGTAAACGCCGTGATCCACGTGGCGGGCCAGCGCCTCATTAACGTTGGGCGGCGAACGAAAATCCATATCCGCGACCCAAAGCGGTAGCACCTCGCTTGCGTAGCGGTGCCATTTTTTTGACGACCAGCCGCCGTCGGGGGTGCGCCGTTCAATCGGCGTGGCAAAATCAAACGCCATGGTAGTCCTCTGTTCGTGACACAAAGCTCGATGATAAGACTCGGGATATCGACCCAGAAACCGGTTATCAGCAGTCCCTGAAGCATGCCGTCGCAACGGATATTCAGCAACCCCGTTTCTTGCGGGAACCGTCAGGAGCCACTTTATGGCCATCCGCTACAATCTATGGCTCGACCCGGACAACACGCCCCAGCATCGCGCGGTAGAGGCGGAGCTTGAACGTTATTTCATGGAGCGCTTTGCCGACTATCCGCACATTCGTCTGGCCGGCGCCGATCCCTACGATTATGATGCGCCCTTCAACCGGCTTTACGGCGTGCTGATGGCGCGCGCCGCCGAGTTTTGCGAAGAGCGCTGGGGCTATGTGGCCTCCCCCGCGCAGTTGAATCGCTGCTTTTTTCGCGCCGTGGGGCGTTCCAACAAGTTTGTTCAGGATCTGCCCACCTGAGAACGCCTGCGCGACTGCCGTCCAACCCCTATGCTGCAAGAGACTTTTCCATGCTGACCCGTACCCGGCACGCCCCTTCGGCGTCTGAGATTGATATCATCACCTGCCAGCTGGGCCGCGCGCCCCGCGGTCTTGAGGCCATTGCCGCCGTCGACGGTGAAGGCACGCCGCTGGCGCTGCGCATGGCGCCGATCCTCAACGGCGCGCCCTTCCCCACGCTTTACTGGCTATGTTCCGAGCGTCTGAAGGTGGAAATTTCGCACCTCGAAGCCGCCGGCGTGATCAAACAGCTGGAGCAGCGGCTTCAGGAAGACCCCGACTTTCTCGCCGCCTATCACCAGAGCCACCGCGACTACATCGCCGAGCGCTGGGAGTGGATGAGCGCAGAACAAAAGGCTGACATCGAACGCCGCGGCTATACCCAGGTGCTCACCGAACGCGGCGTCGGCGGCATTGCCAGCTGGGATCAGGTGCGCTGCCTGCACACCCAGTACGCCCACCATCTGGGCAGCCACAACGTGATTGGCCAATGGCTCGACGATACGTACCAGCTGGCCAGCTGCCTGCCCTGAGCATCGCCAATTCTCCTCTTATCCGCTAACAAGGAACTCCGCATGGCACGTTTTTGCGTTTATCTCGGCTCACGCTCGGGCAACCATCCCGAGTTTCGTCAGGCCGCCATCGCGTTGGGGTCGGCCCTCGCCAAGCGCGGGCACACGCTGGTCTACGGCGGCGCGCGCGTGGGCCTGATGGGGGAGCTGGCCAACGCCGTGCTGGATACCGGCGGCGAGGCCATCGGCGTGATGCCCGATCATCTGGTCGAGCGCGAGCAGGCGCACTTCGGCCTGAGCGAGCTGATTCGCGTGCACGACATGCACGAGCGCAAAGCCACCATGGCCGCCAACGCCGATGCGTTCATGGCGCTGCCCGGCGGTATCGGCACGCTTGAGGAGCTGTTTGAAATCTGGACCTGGGGCTATCTCGGGCTGCATGAAAAGCCGCTGGGCGTGCTCAACGTGCAGGATTTTTATTCGCCGCTGCTGACCTTTCTTGATTCGACCGTTGGCCACGGCTTTCTCAACGCACCGACCCGCGACATGCTGCTCGATGCCACAACACCCGACACGCTGCTTGACGCGTTGGAAGCCCAGCTGCAAGGCTGAAACGTTCGCAACCCACAAGGAGTTTGCCATGCACGCCGTTACCTTCAGCCAGCAGCACGCCGACTGGCAGGAAGTGCCCGATCTCGCCCCGCCCGGCGAAGGCGAGGTACAGCTTCGGGTGGCCTACGCCGGCGTTAACCGCGCCGATCTGATGCAGCGCGCCGGCCAGTATGCGCCGCCGCCCGGCGTGTCTGACATACCCGGGCTTGAAGTCAGCGCCACGGTGGCCAACGTGGGAGCCAGCGTCGACCATTTGGCCGTCGGCGACCGGGTCTGTGCACTGCTGACCGGCGGCGGCTACGCCGAGATGGTCAACGTCGATGCCCGTCAGGTGCTGCCGCTGCCGCGCGGGCTCGACCTGCGCACGGGCGCGGCGCTGCCGGAAGTCTTCGCCACCGCGTGGCTTAACCTGTTTATGGAAGGCAACCTGCAGGCCGGCGAGCGCGTACTGCTGCACGCCGGCGCCAGCGGCGTGGGCAGCGCGGCCATTCAGCTGTGCCGCGCATTCGGCCACCCGTGCTTTGTGACGGCCGGCAGCCGCGCCAAGCTCGACGCCTGCCATAAACTCGGCGCCGACGCGGGCTTCAACCGCCACGACGGCAGCTTTGCTGACGCGGTACAAGCCTGGGGCGAGGTGGATGTAATTCTTGATCCGGTGGGGGCAAGCTACCTGCCCGACAATCAGCGCGTGCTGAACACCGACGGGCGGCTGGTGCTGATCGGCATTATGGGCGGCCGTCACGCCGAGCTGGATATGGGACGACTGCTGATGAAGCGTCAGCGTCTGCTGGGCTCAACCCTGCGCAGTAAGCCGGCCGCAGCCAAGGGCGCCATCATGCAAGCGCTTTATACCCACGTTTGGCCGCTTTTGGAAAGCGGTGAAATTAGCGCGCTGCTCGACCGCTGCTGGCCCATTGAGCAGGTCAACGACGCCCACGCGCACATGGAAAGCAATGCCAATACGGGCAAGGTGCTATTAATGATTAACGCTGGAGATTAACGCGATGGCGTCGTCAGGCTGAGCGTCCGGGCGTAGGTTAGCTGCAGCAGGCGGGCGTCGTCGCCGGCGCGGTGGCGATGGATGCCACGCTCGGCAATCAGCGCCTCCTTGGTGTCGCTCCATAGCGCCTGCTGGTCTTCGCTGAGCAGC
This window encodes:
- a CDS encoding GNAT family N-acetyltransferase; this translates as MSTPDAAVDAAFDSLRPCPLTLRRQAVLQLAGAQYTAGRRELAQAVDAHLEAPDHDWDGLWVAMHGDTLKAALWVQPLPGNMAQLWQPHATGDIAAELLAAGRRFMHEQGFALCQTVLTPEDTAAARQLEDAGMRLLAPLEYLTAPVSAPTATPAIRLVPWATLGREQQIALLGDVQQDSLDCVALREALDTEALLAGFLQQDASAPAHWWAIYPADTPDAAPIGALLLAPRPEVQGMELLLMGLTPQARGRGLGRAVLDAAFAEAYKADAERVLLSVDTTNTPACRLYQRAGFTGYSRQQVYAWTARQAD
- a CDS encoding efflux RND transporter permease subunit, translated to MSFPNLSAIAVRERSVTLFFLIIALLAGLYAFVAMGRAEDPDFTMRVMMVSAVWPGATPEDIQNNVADPLEKQIQAVDNVDRVETTIRPGRADMQIEFEESTPSDAVPQRFYQVRRRMQDAAGTLPDGVIGPIINEDFGDVYFSLVALTAPDMSMREMLRDAEGIRDRLQRVDGVNRAEVLGERDERVQIDFDMPQLQSLGIAPQDVFDAIEAHNRLLPAGYLDTDGPRVYLRLGSDLSDPEALADVPIRIGERLIRLGDIASVSRGYEDPPDFMVRAFGEDALLLGVVMRDGANGLAFGERLDAFWEQERERLPLGISLDVMTNQADAIAGAVNLFQVKFLVAVVVVMLVTMVAVGLRAGVVVGIAIPVTLAMTFVVMKAMGINLDRVTLGALIIALGLLVDDAIIAIEMMMVRMEQGWDRISAASHAWEVTAAPMLFGTLVTVAGFVPIGFARSNVGEYAGNIFWVLAIALLLSWVVAVVFTPYLGVKLMPERHAKATEEGDAYQSHHYRRLRRLVSGCVHYRKTVVGITLALLLLAIAGMAGPVEKQFFPSSDRLEVLVSVDHPEGTSIAATDATTRRLETLINQADGVASLSAYVGGGAPRFFISASPEQPNPAFAKMIAVADDIDARDALLKTLKQHVANGEFPEARVRVETLLYGPPVDWPVSVRVLGHDTDTLREIGHQVRDIFAQNPATRDPHLAWDARVPTVHLAMDSHRLQLVGLSPDDVARQLQFQLDGVTITQLRDGIRLAPAVGRAAADDVATLESLEVQTHDGKRVPLTQLGELEIAFEQPVIKRYNREPFVAVSAEVSGAQAKDVSQQVWDSLSDLRAGLPNGYRLEMGGSIEQSAKAEASITALQPLMVILMLTFIMLQMRSFSGTFMVVATAPLGLIGAVAALLLFGQPFGFVAMLGLIGLAGILMRNTLILTQQVADNQHHGMPLREAVVEAGVQRARPVVLTAVAAVFAFIPLTMDSFWGPLAYVLIGGVAAGTLITLLFVPALYALWFRIAAQAPEAER
- a CDS encoding MalY/PatB family protein translates to MAFDFATPIERRTPDGGWSSKKWHRYASEVLPLWVADMDFRSPPNVNEALARHVDHGVYGYANVSAGLESALCEWSETHYGWAIEPGWQQWLPGVVPALHVASLALTNPGDGVLTVTPIYPPFLSVAQHTGRLAQQAALAPPDAPGGDWRLDLDALEAAITPETRLLLWCQPHNPTGRVWREDELAGLAELAVRHNLYVVSDELHCDLLLDEGARHRPLAAAFPELLARTITLWAPSKTFNLAGLSTACAVIADPALRQRFQAATKGLLPECNVLGLTAAEAAYSAGEPWRQALLETLRSHRQRLIEQVAQWPGVSMSAPESTYLAWLDMRDAGLGATPQTTLLEQAGVALSDGADFGNPGFVRLNFGTTATQLDAALERMDALLKG
- a CDS encoding TIGR00730 family Rossman fold protein; translated protein: MARFCVYLGSRSGNHPEFRQAAIALGSALAKRGHTLVYGGARVGLMGELANAVLDTGGEAIGVMPDHLVEREQAHFGLSELIRVHDMHERKATMAANADAFMALPGGIGTLEELFEIWTWGYLGLHEKPLGVLNVQDFYSPLLTFLDSTVGHGFLNAPTRDMLLDATTPDTLLDALEAQLQG
- a CDS encoding efflux RND transporter periplasmic adaptor subunit; protein product: MRKLAAFLCAALVLSGCGDPSADGAGQTQEQRVKTGVVTPVTAPTIRLTGVIRARYETPQAFQVGGQIATRKVDSGQRVVKGDVLFTLDPSDLRQSLSASKAELASAQASAAVARADLERDRKLFKRDYLSRQAFDRAQLSAEQADTQEDAARARMEQAQNALEYATLRAESDGLLIEVSGEPGQVVQTGHPVARLAKAGPREVEVAFPSDVRPPASGELLLNEARIALERREVSGSVDAASRTWQARYRLADGSPAEELPDGIGLGLGLGEVVQTRFETTPAGAAMAHNAPSLYRVPVAAVDERGDGPRLWHIVDGKARAFAVTVAKIERDRALVSGSELSDGMRVIALGTHLLAPAMPVRALDAPRDDEE
- a CDS encoding DUF501 domain-containing protein is translated as MLTRTRHAPSASEIDIITCQLGRAPRGLEAIAAVDGEGTPLALRMAPILNGAPFPTLYWLCSERLKVEISHLEAAGVIKQLEQRLQEDPDFLAAYHQSHRDYIAERWEWMSAEQKADIERRGYTQVLTERGVGGIASWDQVRCLHTQYAHHLGSHNVIGQWLDDTYQLASCLP
- a CDS encoding NAD(P)H-quinone oxidoreductase, with product MHAVTFSQQHADWQEVPDLAPPGEGEVQLRVAYAGVNRADLMQRAGQYAPPPGVSDIPGLEVSATVANVGASVDHLAVGDRVCALLTGGGYAEMVNVDARQVLPLPRGLDLRTGAALPEVFATAWLNLFMEGNLQAGERVLLHAGASGVGSAAIQLCRAFGHPCFVTAGSRAKLDACHKLGADAGFNRHDGSFADAVQAWGEVDVILDPVGASYLPDNQRVLNTDGRLVLIGIMGGRHAELDMGRLLMKRQRLLGSTLRSKPAAAKGAIMQALYTHVWPLLESGEISALLDRCWPIEQVNDAHAHMESNANTGKVLLMINAGD
- a CDS encoding co-chaperone YbbN produces the protein MPIIDPRTGEALTAPLDQTAATPEASPAQPAAPGDNAATGEVRREDVILDADASNIQQILEASMQVPFLLGCWSPESEACQTLMPVLEKLALEYRGAFVLARLDVAANPEIAGQLGVGSVPDVKLVSQGGLVDGFQGALPEKELREWLGRYFQAPEDAPASPEELAAAALDAGDTATAREIYQTLVEQYPEHYAYQVSLARTLVTEGLSDDARGVLDNLPPEERDAAPARGVRASIEFGERALPPAEIDALGERDDSDAQFQRALRHLADGSYEAGLEGLLRLMKSDRAYSDDAARKTLLQVFDALGADHPLTVTYRRKLFAQLY